From the Brassica napus cultivar Da-Ae chromosome A8, Da-Ae, whole genome shotgun sequence genome, one window contains:
- the LOC106354111 gene encoding actin-related protein 6, producing the protein MSNNIVVLDNGGGLIKAGQGGERDPLVVIPNCLVKPLSSKKFIFPPPLSDLDVDIDLTSAAVRRPIDRGYLINPDLQRDIWSHLFSSLLRITPTSSSLLLTEPPLSIPSVQRATDELVFEDFGFSSLYLANPQSLVHLYEASRQPGSILSRTQCSLVVDCGFSFTHAVPVLHNFTLNYAVKRIDLGGKAFTNYLKELVSYRSINVMDQTFLMDDAKEKLCFVSLDLHRDLNLARERRTGNVIKSTYVLPDGVTHTKGYVKDPQSAKSFLTLGLSDGGANTVMDKVEGEKKKADMNKNEIDLTNERFLVPETLFQPADLGMNQAGLAECIVRAVSSCHSYLQPVLYQSIILTGGSTLFPQLKERLERELRPLVPDHFDVKITTQEDPILGVWRGGSLLASSPDFESMCVTKAEYEELGSARCRRRFFH; encoded by the exons TGATCCCCTCGTCGTCATCCCAAACTGCCTCGTCAAGCCTCTCTCCTCCAAGAAATTCATCTTCCCTCCTCCTCTCTCCGACCTCGACGTCGACATCGACCTCACCTCCGCCGCCGTCCGCCGCCCCATCGACCGAGGCTACCTCATAAACCCCGACCTGCAACGCGACATCTGGTCACACCTCTTCAGCTCACTCCTCCGCATCACCCCCACCTCCTCCTCCCTCCTCCTCACCGAGCCGCCACTCTCCATCCCTTCCGTCCAACGCGCCACCGACGAGCTGGTGTTCGAGGATTTCGGCTTCTCGTCCCTCTACCTGGCTAATCCTCAGTCACTCGTCCATCTCTACGAGGCTAGTCGCCAGCCAGGGTCCATCCTCTCGCGGACTCAGTGTAGCCTCGTCGTGGATTGTGGCTTCTCCTTCACTCACGCCGTCCCCGTCCTCCACAACTTCACGCTCAACTACGCCGTCAAGAGGATCGATCTCGGAGGCAAAGCTTTCACTAATTACTTGAAGGAGTTGGTGTCTTATCGATCCATAAATGTGATGGATCAGACTTTCTTGATGGATGATGCTAAAGAGAAGCTCTGCTTCGTCTCTCTTGACCTCCACCGTGATCTCAACCTTGCTCG GGAGCGGCGTACTGGGAACGTGATAAAGTCTACGTATGTTCTTCCTGATGGTGTCACACATACCAAAGGTTATGTCAAAGATCCTCAATCTGCCAAAAGCTTCCTTACTTTAGGGTTATCAGATGGAGGAGCTAACACTGTTATGGATAAGGTTGAGGGTGAGAAGAAGAAGgctgacatgaacaaaaac GAGATTGACTTGACAAATGAGCGTTTTCTTGTACCAGAGACTTTATTCCAGCCTGCAGATCTAG GGATGAATCAGGCGGGACTTGCAGAGTGCATTGTCCGAGCTGTTAGCTCATGTCATTCTTACTTGCAACCTGTTTTGTACCAAAG TATCATCTTAACTGGTGGAAGCACTTTATTTCCACAACTTAAGGAGAGGCT TGAAAGAGAGCTTCGACCACTTGTCCCAGACCACTTTGATGTCAAGATAACAACTCAGGAGGA CCCCATACTAGGTGTATGGAGAGGGGGTTCCCTTTTGGCTTCGAGCCCAGATTTTGAGTCCATGTGTGTCACCAAGGCTGAATACGAAGAACTTGGATCAGCTCGATGTCGGAGAAGATTCTTTCACTGA
- the LOC106354112 gene encoding protein unc-45 homolog A: MASAASGKVEKGHQLYRDGKYKEALLFYTEALSAAKSKSQKIALHSNRAACYLKLHDFKQAAEECTWVLELDQKHSGALMLRAQTLVTLKDYHSALFDVTRLLDLNPDSDVYQNLEARLRTQLSLAPIPESEAELEDEDEEQQDTDEQSTRKDESRFESLVSITRDVRNKGEEVVAPKTPEVREDKSKEDGSFSNAWQAIPKPKGHSTLDYARWNTVQNDDSSEEDDSDEDSDEEDQPQYRFRVRTVGVRPVK; this comes from the exons ATGGCATCGGCGGCGTCAGGGAAGGTGGAGAAGGGGCACCAGCTCTACAGGGACGGCAAGTACAAGGAAGCTCTTCTCTTCTACACTGAGGCTCTCTCGGCGGCTAAGTCCAAGTCCCAGAAGATCGCTCTTCACAGCAACCGCGCCGCCTGTTATTTGAAATTGCACGATTTCAAACAG GCAGCAGAAGAATGCACTTGGGTGCTGGAGCTTGATCAGAAACACAGCGGTGCATTGATGCTCAGGGCCCAGACTTTAGTCACTCTTAAAGATTACCATTCCGCTCTCTTTGATGTCACCAGGCTCTTGGACTTGAACCCTGATTCTGATGTTTACCAAAACCTCGAGGCTCGCTTGCGGACGCAGTTG TCCCTTGCTCCAATTCCTGAATCTGAAgcagagttggaagatgaagatgaagaacaacAAGACACAGATGAACAGTCAACTAGGAAAGATGAGAGTAGGTTTGAGTCATTAGTTTCCATCACAAGAGATGTAAGAAACAAGGGGGAAGAAGTCGTTGCACCTAAAACACCTGAGGTTAGAGAAGACAAGAGCAAGGAGGATGGGTCATTCTCCAATGCATGGCAAGCCATCCCTAAGCCCAAGGGTCATTCCACACTCGATTATGCCCGTTGGAATACAGTTCAAAACGACGACTCCAGTGAAGAAGATGACAGCGATGAAGACAGTGACGAGGAGGATCAGCCTCAGTACAGATTCCGTGTTAGAACCGTCGGTGTGCGTCCTGTGAAGTGA
- the LOC106354114 gene encoding nucleolar protein 56, with protein sequence MAMYLLYESSSGYGLFEAHGLDEIGQNTEAVRSSVSDLSRFGRVVQLTAFHPFESALDALNQVNAVSEGVMTDELRSFLELNLPKVKEGKKPKFSLGTSEPKLGSHILEATKIPCQSNEFVLELLRGVRLHFDRFIKDLKPGDLEKSQLGLAHSYSRAKVKFNVNRVDNMVIQAIFLLDTLDKDINSFAMRVREWYSWHFPELVKIVNDNYLYARVSKMIDDKSKLTEDHIPMLTEVLGDEDKAKEVVEAGKASMGQDLSALDLINVQTFAQKVMDLADYRKKLYDYLVSKMSDIAPNLAALIGEMVAARLISHAGSLTNLAKCPSSTLQILGAEKALFRALKTRGNTPKYGLIFHSSFIGRASAKNKGRIARYLANKCSIASRIDCFADGATTAFGEKLREQVEERLDFYDKGVAPRKNVDVMKEVIENLQNKGEEGKEAVEASGKKSKKKKAKGEEEEEAVESEKKKKRKMETEEENEKSEKKKKKKSKSAGGDEETDDGLTQSKKKSKKKKSKSEE encoded by the exons atggCTATGTATCTTCTCTACGAGTCTTCTTCTGGGTATGGCCTCTTCGAGGCGCACGGTCTTGATGAGATTGGGCAGAACACTGAGGCCGTCCGTAGCTCAGTCTCCGACCTAAGCCGCTTTGGCCGTGTTGTCCAGCTAACCGCTTTTCACCCCTTTGAGTCTGCGCTCGACGCCCTCAACCAAGTTAACGCCGTCTCTGAAG GTGTTATGACTGATGAGCTTAGAAGTTTCCTGGAGCTGAATCTTCCTAAAGTCAAGGAAGGCAAGAAACCCAAGTTCAGCTTAGGAACCTCTGAGCCTAAACTTGGTTCCCACATTTTGGAAGCCACCAAAATCCCCTGCCAGAGCAATGAGTTCGTTCTTGAGCTTCTCCGTGGTGTGCGTCTCCATTTTGACAGGTTCATCAAGGACCTCAAG CCTGGCGATCTGGAAAAGTCCCAACTTGGGCTAGCTCACAGCTACAGCAGAGCCAAGGTCAAGTTCAATGTTAACCGAGTGGATAACATGGTTATTCAGGCCATTTTCCTCCTTGACACCCTTGATAAGGATATTAACTCCTTTGCCATGAGAGTCAG GGAATGGTACTCGTGGCACTTCCCCGAGCTAGTGAAGATAGTCAATGACAATTATCTTTACGCCCGTGTTTCAAAGATGATCGATGACAAGTCAAAGCTGACTGAAGACCACATCCCCATGCTTACTGAAGTCTTGGGGGATGAGGATAAAGCAAAGGAGGTCGTCGAAGCTGGGAAAGCATCCATGG gcCAGGATTTATCAGCGCTTGACTTGATCAACGTACAGACCTTTGCTCAGAAAGTTATGGACCTCGCTGACTACAGGAAGAAGCTCTACGATTACCTTGTCTCTAAGATGAGCGACATTGCCCCTAATCTGGCGGCCTTGATTGGAGAAATGGTCGCTGCCCGTCTGATTTCACATGCTGGAAGTCTCACTAACCTTGCCAAATGCCCATCTTCCACCCTCCAGATTCTTGGAGCCGAGAAGGCGCTTTTCAG GGCTCTTAAAACACGTGGAAACACACCCAAGTATGGGTTGATCTTTCATTCGTCCTTCATTGGTAGAGCATCTGCTAAAAACAAGGGCCGCATCGCCCGTTATCTTGCAAACAAATGCTCTATTGCGTCCCGTATTGATTGCTTCGCTG ATGGTGCAACAACAGCATTCGGTGAGAAGCTACGGGAACAAGTAGAGGAAAGGCTGGACTTTTATGACAAGGGTGTTGCCCCACGTAAGAATGTGGATGTGATGAAGGAGGTGATAGAGAATCTACAAAACAAAG GTGAGGAAGGGAAGGAGGCAGTGGAGGCCTCAGGaaagaagagcaagaagaagaaggcgaagggtgaagaagaagaggaggcaGTCGAGtcggagaaaaagaagaagaggaagatggaGACAGAAGAGGAGAACGAGAAatcagagaagaagaagaaaaagaaaagtaagTCTGCTGGAGGAGACGAGGAGACTGATGATGGTCTGACTCAGAGCAAGAAgaaatcgaagaagaagaagtccaaGAGTGAGGAATAG